A genomic segment from Ramlibacter agri encodes:
- a CDS encoding flagellar biosynthesis protein FlhA, translated as MKALTRLLAAHSDAVLVLAVLGVLLVLFVPIARPLLDFLILANFAFALLILLLTFFVAKPVEFSTFPSVLLVATLFRLSLNVAATRLILADGDAGRVIAAIGAHVVGGNYVVGLVVFFILIVVQYIVVTNGAQRVAEVAARFTLDSMPGQQMSIDADLNMGFIDQAEAQRRRRQLEKEAGFFGAMDGASKFVKGDAIAGITILLINIGGGLVIGLVQHHMPWAQALQMYTLLTIGDGIVTQVPALVIAVGTGILVTRSASDGNLSQEALRQVTAFPKTLLIVAAVLAGLLLLPGIPVLPGLALVAAALGLSWVARRMGTSGPAPQPAAEAAAVEDGNDIVPVEPVEVQVGQHWEARVHDASLFMERIAALRKQHAQEFGLLLPRIRFHRGARLAPDAYEIHIDGALVARGEASEERLLAIHPAGDQRSVAGTPTRDPTYGLPALWIELSQREAAAAARYTLVDAPTVFLTHLAEVLRRECATLLTRGETERILARVRQSQPALVEELVPALLSTSDVQKVLQNLLREKVSIRHAEAILETLVDAARGSKDPGVLTDAVRQRLGPAICQGLAGERAALHVLTLDPAVEGRLLQNLRSAQQASVAAGAFTLEPKLVEKILLHLMQQAERMMKSDLLPVLLCAPELRRHLRALSERGLPHLRVLSMAEVPATLELKSYATVGA; from the coding sequence ATGAAGGCGCTCACCCGCCTGCTGGCCGCCCACAGCGACGCCGTGCTGGTGCTCGCCGTGCTGGGCGTGCTGCTGGTGCTGTTCGTGCCTATTGCCCGTCCGCTGCTGGACTTCCTGATCCTGGCGAACTTCGCGTTCGCACTGCTCATCCTGTTGCTGACGTTCTTCGTGGCGAAGCCGGTCGAGTTCTCCACCTTCCCTTCGGTGCTCCTGGTCGCGACCCTGTTCCGGCTGTCGCTCAACGTCGCCGCGACGCGGCTGATCCTCGCCGACGGCGATGCGGGCCGGGTCATCGCCGCCATCGGCGCCCATGTGGTGGGCGGAAACTATGTCGTGGGCCTTGTGGTGTTTTTCATTCTCATCGTGGTCCAGTACATCGTCGTGACCAACGGCGCCCAGCGTGTCGCCGAGGTCGCGGCCCGCTTCACCCTGGACAGCATGCCGGGCCAGCAAATGAGCATCGATGCCGACCTCAACATGGGTTTCATCGACCAGGCCGAGGCGCAGCGCCGCCGCCGCCAGCTCGAAAAGGAAGCGGGATTCTTCGGCGCCATGGACGGAGCCAGCAAGTTCGTGAAAGGCGATGCCATCGCCGGGATCACGATTCTTTTGATCAACATTGGGGGCGGGTTGGTGATCGGCCTCGTGCAGCACCACATGCCGTGGGCGCAGGCGCTGCAGATGTACACGCTGCTCACCATCGGCGACGGCATCGTCACGCAGGTCCCCGCGCTGGTGATTGCCGTGGGCACCGGAATCCTCGTGACGCGCTCTGCCTCGGATGGCAACCTGAGCCAGGAGGCGCTGCGCCAGGTGACGGCCTTTCCCAAGACGCTGCTGATCGTCGCGGCCGTCCTGGCGGGCTTGCTGTTGCTGCCCGGAATTCCGGTCCTGCCCGGGCTGGCGCTCGTGGCGGCGGCGCTCGGCCTGTCCTGGGTTGCGCGCCGCATGGGGACATCCGGGCCGGCGCCGCAGCCGGCCGCGGAAGCCGCCGCTGTCGAAGACGGCAACGATATCGTCCCGGTGGAGCCCGTGGAGGTGCAGGTCGGCCAGCATTGGGAGGCGCGGGTGCACGACGCAAGCCTCTTCATGGAGCGCATCGCGGCGCTGCGCAAGCAGCATGCGCAGGAGTTCGGCCTGCTGCTGCCGCGCATTCGTTTCCACCGTGGTGCCCGGCTGGCGCCCGACGCGTACGAGATCCACATCGACGGAGCGCTGGTGGCACGTGGCGAAGCCAGCGAGGAACGGCTGCTCGCCATCCACCCGGCCGGCGACCAGCGCAGCGTGGCTGGCACACCCACGCGCGATCCCACCTACGGCTTGCCCGCGCTCTGGATCGAGCTGTCCCAGCGCGAGGCCGCCGCCGCGGCGCGCTACACGCTGGTCGATGCGCCCACGGTCTTCCTCACGCACCTGGCCGAAGTGCTGCGGCGTGAATGCGCGACGCTCCTCACGCGCGGCGAAACCGAGCGCATCCTGGCGCGGGTCCGCCAAAGCCAGCCCGCCCTGGTGGAAGAGCTCGTCCCGGCCCTGCTGTCGACCAGCGACGTCCAGAAGGTGCTCCAGAACCTCCTGCGCGAGAAAGTGTCGATCCGCCACGCCGAGGCCATCCTGGAGACGCTGGTCGATGCCGCGCGCGGGAGCAAGGACCCAGGGGTCCTGACCGATGCCGTGCGCCAGCGGCTCGGGCCCGCCATCTGCCAGGGGCTGGCGGGCGAACGCGCGGCCCTGCACGTGCTCACGCTGGACCCGGCCGTCGAAGGGCGGCTGCTGCAGAACCTGCGGTCCGCGCAGCAGGCCAGTGTGGCCGCGGGAGCATTCACGCTGGAGCCCAAGCTGGTCGAGAAGATCCTGCTGCACCTGATGCAACAGGCCGAGCGGATGATGAAGAGCGACCTGTTGCCGGTGCTGCTGTGCGCGCCCGAGTTGCGCCGGCACCTGCGGGCGCTTTCGGAGCGCGGCTTGCCCCACCTGCGCGTGCTGTCGATGGCGGAAGTGCCGGCGACGCTCGAACTGAAGTCCTACGCCACCGTCGGCGCCTGA
- a CDS encoding flagellar hook-basal body protein, protein MDSILALSLEAMQAGMARMDRAGMNLANAQTAGYKREVMLANFAQRLQPADGAAAPAATAVHLDLRQGTMQTTGQSLDLALSGPAWFEVATAQGNAYTRMGNFRRDAQGRLVTAQGQPVLGTSGEITLPDGIPVIDVQGRIFESVAGAGQARLRGEPVAQLRLVAFEDGAVSHRLGDGLVAFDGSPRLADGETEVRQGYLENSNVRSADEMVQLLQTLRHFESMQKVALAYDEMLSNALRKLADNP, encoded by the coding sequence ATGGACAGCATCCTCGCCCTCAGCCTCGAAGCCATGCAAGCTGGCATGGCTCGCATGGACCGTGCGGGCATGAACCTGGCGAACGCCCAGACGGCCGGCTACAAGCGCGAGGTGATGCTGGCCAACTTCGCGCAGCGCTTGCAGCCGGCGGACGGCGCCGCGGCCCCGGCGGCGACCGCCGTGCATCTCGACCTGCGCCAGGGAACGATGCAGACGACCGGCCAGAGCCTCGACCTCGCGCTCTCCGGGCCGGCCTGGTTCGAGGTTGCCACCGCGCAAGGCAACGCGTACACGCGCATGGGCAATTTCCGGCGCGATGCCCAAGGCCGGCTGGTGACTGCGCAAGGCCAGCCGGTGCTGGGCACTTCCGGCGAGATCACTCTGCCGGACGGCATTCCCGTCATCGATGTGCAGGGCCGCATCTTCGAATCGGTCGCGGGCGCTGGCCAGGCCCGGTTGCGCGGCGAGCCGGTCGCCCAGTTGCGGCTGGTCGCCTTCGAGGACGGTGCCGTCTCGCACCGTCTCGGCGACGGACTGGTGGCCTTCGACGGCTCGCCGCGGCTCGCTGACGGCGAGACCGAAGTCCGGCAGGGCTACCTGGAGAACTCCAACGTGCGCTCGGCCGACGAGATGGTGCAGCTGCTGCAGACCCTGCGCCATTTCGAATCCATGCAGAAGGTGGCGCTTGCGTACGACGAGATGCTGTCCAACGCGCTGCGCAAGCTGGCGGACAACCCATAA
- the flgG gene encoding flagellar basal-body rod protein FlgG: protein MFDALAIGATGMHAQQATVDAIANNLANVQTTGFKKSRIVFSDLVAPAATQRAGAPLAALQGAGAGVALPTPVRLFEGGDLKKTDSPWDIAIQGDGFLELAMPDGSRAYTRGGTLKVNADGQLATAGGIPLKPGILIPDNAEALVISATGRVQVRIPGQSTPVEAGQLEMVRFANPGGLLAQGGNVYRATDASGEAIGGKPGEDGVGTVAQGSLEGSNVKLVEEMVNLMVAQRAYEASAKVVQASDEMLGIVNGLRR from the coding sequence ATGTTCGATGCCCTCGCCATCGGCGCCACCGGCATGCACGCGCAGCAGGCCACCGTGGACGCAATCGCCAACAACCTCGCCAACGTCCAGACCACCGGCTTCAAGAAAAGCCGCATCGTCTTCTCCGACCTGGTGGCGCCAGCTGCCACACAGCGCGCCGGCGCGCCGCTGGCAGCCTTGCAGGGCGCGGGCGCTGGCGTCGCCTTGCCGACGCCCGTACGCCTGTTCGAGGGCGGGGACCTGAAGAAGACCGACTCGCCCTGGGACATCGCCATCCAGGGCGACGGCTTCCTCGAGCTGGCCATGCCGGATGGCTCGCGCGCCTATACGCGCGGCGGCACGCTGAAGGTGAACGCGGACGGACAGCTCGCCACCGCGGGCGGCATCCCGCTGAAGCCCGGCATCCTGATCCCCGACAACGCCGAGGCGCTGGTGATCTCCGCCACCGGCCGCGTGCAGGTCCGCATCCCCGGGCAGTCCACGCCGGTGGAGGCGGGGCAACTGGAAATGGTGCGCTTCGCCAATCCAGGCGGCCTGCTGGCCCAGGGAGGCAACGTCTACAGGGCGACCGATGCCTCGGGCGAGGCCATCGGCGGCAAGCCGGGCGAGGACGGCGTTGGTACCGTGGCCCAGGGTTCGCTGGAGGGCTCCAACGTCAAGCTGGTGGAGGAGATGGTCAACCTCATGGTGGCGCAGCGCGCCTACGAAGCCAGCGCGAAAGTGGTCCAGGCCTCCGACGAGATGCTGGGCATCGTCAACGGGCTGCGGCGATGA
- a CDS encoding flagella basal body P-ring formation protein FlgA, with protein MKAHLPWLLVLLAMTVRAAPLATIELRPHVEVTRPVVTLGEVARLESKDLSVMRALVDLPLGPAPAAGRTATLQRVALAAWIRVRAGIPEEALQWVGPAAGELVAATRLLRGEDIAAAAEVALREWLQAQGVRGELQHDGLPGDLDMLAGDVALRPRSLQHLGLRPRMVVWVEVWSGENFVRAVPVPFHVQAWRTVPRTAAALPAGAPLLEAVLVNQDVDVAAATTPPLADVPAGLRVRHALRPGETLNAANTEIRPLVQRGQWAALRSGAGLVTSEARVEVLQDGRLGDSVRVRQPGASGGVIARVTGPGLLEIAR; from the coding sequence ATGAAGGCGCATCTCCCCTGGCTGCTCGTGCTGCTCGCGATGACGGTCCGTGCGGCGCCGCTGGCCACCATCGAACTGCGGCCGCACGTCGAAGTCACACGACCCGTCGTGACCTTGGGCGAGGTCGCAAGGCTCGAATCGAAGGACCTCTCCGTCATGCGTGCCCTCGTCGACCTGCCGCTCGGGCCCGCCCCAGCTGCCGGCCGGACGGCGACGCTGCAGCGCGTGGCCCTGGCCGCATGGATCCGCGTCCGTGCCGGCATTCCGGAAGAGGCGCTGCAGTGGGTGGGGCCCGCCGCAGGCGAGCTGGTTGCTGCGACGCGGCTGCTGCGCGGCGAGGACATCGCGGCAGCTGCGGAGGTCGCGTTGCGCGAATGGCTGCAGGCCCAGGGTGTGCGCGGCGAGTTGCAGCACGACGGCCTGCCGGGCGACCTCGACATGCTCGCGGGCGACGTGGCCTTGCGTCCCCGCTCGCTGCAGCACCTGGGCCTGCGCCCGCGCATGGTCGTGTGGGTGGAGGTCTGGTCGGGTGAGAACTTCGTGCGCGCCGTCCCCGTCCCCTTCCATGTGCAGGCCTGGCGCACGGTTCCGCGGACTGCCGCCGCCTTGCCGGCCGGCGCTCCCTTGCTGGAGGCCGTGCTGGTGAACCAGGACGTAGACGTGGCGGCGGCGACAACGCCGCCCTTGGCGGATGTGCCCGCCGGTTTGCGGGTCCGCCATGCGCTGCGCCCCGGCGAAACGTTGAACGCGGCCAATACCGAAATCCGGCCACTGGTGCAGCGCGGCCAGTGGGCCGCCTTGCGCTCCGGCGCCGGCCTGGTGACGAGCGAAGCCCGCGTCGAAGTGCTGCAGGACGGCCGTCTGGGCGACAGCGTGCGGGTGCGGCAGCCCGGCGCATCCGGCGGCGTCATCGCGCGCGTGACGGGTCCGGGACTCCTGGAGATCGCGAGATGA
- a CDS encoding flagellar basal body L-ring protein FlgH: MRTRNRASAFLLALACAGAAQAQSLYREDSWRPLTADNKAFRPGDVLTVQVFENSSATTSADTGTRRNNHISGALAHGSNVAAQASLAVGGDFDGGGRTQRTNRLLTIVSVTVQEVLPGGQLRIAGTQSVTVNDEVQTVTLEGVVRPVDISDGNVVQSTRIAAARITYLGEGGVSDRSRRPWWRQLLDFVGF; this comes from the coding sequence ATGAGAACAAGGAACCGCGCATCTGCTTTCCTGCTTGCGCTCGCCTGCGCGGGTGCGGCCCAGGCGCAAAGCCTCTACCGCGAAGACAGCTGGCGGCCCCTGACCGCGGACAACAAGGCTTTCCGTCCTGGCGATGTGCTGACCGTGCAGGTGTTCGAGAACTCCAGCGCCACCACCAGCGCGGACACCGGGACGCGGCGCAACAACCACATCAGCGGCGCGCTCGCACACGGCAGCAACGTCGCCGCGCAGGCTTCGCTGGCGGTCGGCGGCGATTTTGATGGCGGCGGCCGCACGCAGCGCACGAACCGGCTGCTGACCATCGTGTCTGTGACGGTGCAGGAAGTCCTGCCCGGTGGCCAGTTGCGGATCGCGGGCACACAGTCGGTGACGGTGAACGACGAGGTACAGACCGTCACGCTGGAGGGCGTCGTGCGTCCGGTCGACATCAGCGATGGCAACGTGGTGCAGTCCACGCGCATCGCAGCGGCCCGCATCACCTATCTCGGGGAAGGTGGCGTCAGCGACCGCAGCCGGCGGCCCTGGTGGCGGCAATTGCTGGATTTCGTGGGGTTCTGA
- a CDS encoding flagellar basal body P-ring protein FlgI: MRALLLLVLLAGWITAAAQGTALRVKDLGKVQGWRENVLVGTGIVTGLAGTGDSPGNRATRQALSNVLAQFNLTVAPEQVNSRNVAVVMVSAALPAFAREGDTLDVSVASSGDARSLVGGNLLLTPLRAPNGRVYALAQGPLAVGGHRYDANGNVVQKNHPTAAAIPNGATVEVGMPPPEPGVFAHVTFVLAEPDYTTASRVAEAINRQLGPGLAHARDASGIEIEVPSAQQGEPVAFLARLESVAVEPDRRPRVVINERTGTVVSGGDVRLSRVAISHGDLKITVASTNSVSQPAFIGRTGPGVRTEVVTNTELTVEEPTGVGFLASGGTVADLVQSLARMKTSTRDIISILRAVKAAGALHGELVVQ, from the coding sequence ATGCGGGCGCTGCTGCTTCTGGTCCTGCTCGCCGGATGGATCACCGCCGCCGCGCAGGGCACGGCGCTGCGGGTGAAGGACCTCGGCAAGGTGCAGGGCTGGCGCGAGAACGTGCTGGTCGGCACCGGCATCGTCACCGGGCTCGCCGGCACCGGCGATTCACCGGGGAACCGCGCGACGCGCCAGGCGCTGTCGAACGTCCTGGCGCAGTTCAACCTCACCGTGGCACCGGAGCAGGTGAACAGCCGCAACGTGGCGGTGGTGATGGTGAGCGCGGCACTGCCGGCCTTCGCCCGCGAGGGCGATACGCTGGATGTTTCCGTGGCCTCGAGCGGCGATGCGCGCAGCCTCGTCGGCGGCAACCTGCTGCTCACGCCGCTACGCGCGCCGAACGGGCGGGTCTATGCGCTGGCGCAAGGCCCGCTGGCGGTGGGCGGCCACCGCTACGACGCGAATGGCAACGTCGTGCAGAAGAACCACCCGACCGCTGCCGCTATCCCCAACGGCGCGACGGTCGAAGTCGGCATGCCGCCGCCGGAGCCGGGCGTCTTTGCCCACGTCACCTTCGTGCTCGCCGAACCGGACTACACCACGGCCAGCCGCGTGGCAGAAGCGATCAACCGGCAATTGGGCCCGGGCCTGGCGCATGCGCGCGATGCTTCCGGCATCGAGATCGAAGTGCCGTCCGCGCAGCAGGGCGAGCCGGTCGCCTTTCTCGCGCGCCTGGAGAGCGTGGCCGTGGAGCCGGACCGCCGGCCTCGCGTGGTGATCAACGAGCGCACTGGCACCGTCGTCTCCGGCGGTGACGTCCGGCTGTCGCGGGTGGCTATCTCGCATGGCGACCTGAAGATCACCGTCGCCAGCACCAACAGCGTGTCGCAGCCGGCCTTCATCGGACGGACCGGCCCTGGCGTTCGAACGGAGGTGGTGACCAACACCGAGCTGACGGTGGAAGAGCCGACCGGCGTGGGTTTCCTGGCCAGCGGAGGCACGGTCGCCGATCTCGTGCAGTCGCTGGCCCGCATGAAGACCAGCACGCGCGACATCATTTCCATCCTGCGTGCCGTCAAGGCCGCGGGAGCCCTGCACGGCGAACTGGTCGTGCAATGA
- a CDS encoding flagellar basal body rod protein FlgB produces the protein MTPSLEAVTTATLAKALDAAALRHQAVSANVANANTEGWQALRLQFAAQLEDARDTLRERGSVNLQQVQALQPQLEADLDEAGAPVAVQLDAQVTEMARNAVHYQALLQGLSRHFALLSAAAAEGRH, from the coding sequence ATGACGCCGTCGCTGGAAGCCGTGACCACTGCCACCTTGGCCAAGGCGCTCGACGCTGCGGCCTTGCGGCACCAGGCGGTCAGCGCCAACGTGGCGAACGCCAACACCGAAGGCTGGCAGGCATTGCGCCTGCAGTTCGCGGCGCAGCTGGAGGACGCGCGCGACACGCTGCGCGAGCGCGGCAGCGTGAACCTGCAGCAGGTGCAAGCCCTGCAGCCGCAACTGGAGGCCGACCTGGACGAGGCGGGCGCACCCGTCGCCGTGCAGCTGGACGCGCAGGTGACCGAAATGGCGCGCAACGCGGTGCATTACCAGGCGCTGCTGCAGGGCCTGTCGCGCCATTTCGCGCTGTTGTCGGCTGCGGCCGCCGAGGGAAGGCATTGA
- a CDS encoding flagellar basal body rod protein FlgC — translation MDYGRIFALSAAGMQLERTRLEVAAMNLAYAHSPQHPSNPGYQPLRVVSRAAFAGLVETGEVAPPIGSVEAAPVAVRLVQEPGHPLADEQGFVAYPGVDPATEMVSLMTALRSYEANVAALNTARALALKTLEIGRGG, via the coding sequence ATGGACTATGGACGGATCTTTGCGCTCAGTGCTGCGGGCATGCAGTTGGAACGGACGCGGCTCGAGGTCGCCGCGATGAACCTGGCCTACGCCCATAGCCCGCAGCACCCGTCGAACCCCGGCTACCAGCCGCTGCGGGTGGTGTCCCGAGCCGCGTTCGCGGGCTTGGTCGAAACGGGTGAGGTCGCGCCCCCGATCGGCAGTGTCGAGGCCGCGCCCGTCGCCGTGCGCCTCGTGCAGGAGCCGGGTCATCCCCTGGCCGATGAGCAAGGCTTCGTCGCGTATCCGGGTGTGGATCCGGCCACCGAAATGGTGAGCCTGATGACGGCTCTGCGTTCCTACGAGGCAAACGTGGCGGCCCTGAACACGGCGCGCGCGCTGGCGCTGAAGACACTCGAAATAGGGCGGGGAGGCTGA
- the fliE gene encoding flagellar hook-basal body complex protein FliE yields the protein MEAITALGPQDEVPGLPSPAMAGPGAGSLSFGRMVSEGLQALDTQLKTSQADLQHLALGEAQNLHEVMIRLEESRIALQLALQVRNRVLEAYQDVMKMQV from the coding sequence GTGGAAGCGATCACCGCGCTCGGCCCGCAGGACGAAGTCCCGGGCCTGCCTTCGCCGGCAATGGCTGGCCCTGGCGCGGGCAGCCTGTCCTTCGGCCGCATGGTCAGCGAGGGACTGCAGGCGCTGGACACGCAACTGAAGACCAGCCAGGCCGACCTTCAGCACCTGGCCCTGGGCGAGGCGCAGAACCTGCACGAGGTGATGATCCGGCTGGAAGAAAGCCGCATCGCCCTGCAGCTCGCGCTGCAGGTTCGCAACCGCGTCCTGGAGGCCTACCAGGACGTGATGAAGATGCAGGTCTGA
- the fliF gene encoding flagellar basal-body MS-ring/collar protein FliF has translation MDHWWLALGRRAQAGLVAGLVAILLFVAFASWWALRPDRAVLFSDLREQDAALLAAELDKLKLPYAVAENGSTLLVERSQVHATRMKLMGKDLPLHGAVGFELFNNGDFGMTEFAQKVNYQRALQGELTRTILTFPEVQDARVHLALPEQGLFKPASARPKAAITLALRFGSGLRPEQVSGIQRLVAAAVPGLSASEVTLVDQQGLALSRVTQEGEEGGARLDLKRETENYLSRKAGAVLERAFGPGQALASVDATLNMEQVRVTTEDVIAAPDGRGGPAAGVLVRERESSRDTATPEPRGMDARGLRGSSVQRDVEYQAGRRVEQVVSQPGSIRRLQVVAVLRAALDAAQQEQVRKLVAAAVGASFERGDTVVVQSFAAIAAPGAAPAPPVEVVPRAASGLSWPAWPFVAGAVLLLLAVLLVLLLRRRRQASAPLVLDEQQRRLALQRVEAWLQEAAPVEAVSIAAGRRTP, from the coding sequence ATGGACCACTGGTGGCTCGCACTCGGGCGGCGCGCGCAGGCAGGCCTCGTGGCGGGCTTGGTCGCGATCCTGCTGTTCGTCGCTTTCGCCTCCTGGTGGGCGTTGCGGCCGGACCGGGCCGTGCTGTTTTCCGACCTGCGCGAGCAGGACGCGGCCTTGCTGGCGGCGGAACTGGACAAGCTGAAGCTGCCCTACGCGGTGGCGGAGAACGGCAGCACCTTGCTGGTGGAGCGCTCGCAGGTCCACGCCACCCGCATGAAGCTGATGGGCAAGGACCTGCCGCTGCACGGGGCCGTCGGCTTCGAACTGTTCAACAACGGCGACTTCGGCATGACCGAGTTCGCGCAGAAGGTGAACTACCAGCGCGCGCTGCAGGGTGAGCTCACGCGCACCATCCTGACCTTTCCCGAAGTGCAGGATGCGCGCGTGCACCTGGCGCTGCCGGAGCAAGGTCTGTTCAAGCCCGCATCCGCGCGTCCCAAGGCCGCGATCACGCTGGCGCTGCGCTTCGGATCAGGCTTGCGGCCCGAACAGGTGAGCGGCATCCAGCGGCTGGTGGCGGCCGCCGTGCCCGGGCTCTCCGCATCGGAAGTCACTCTCGTCGACCAGCAAGGCCTGGCGCTCAGTCGCGTGACGCAGGAGGGCGAAGAAGGCGGAGCGCGGCTGGACCTGAAGCGCGAAACGGAGAACTACCTCTCGCGCAAGGCCGGCGCCGTGCTGGAGCGCGCCTTCGGTCCGGGGCAGGCGCTCGCCAGCGTGGACGCCACCTTGAACATGGAGCAGGTGCGCGTCACCACCGAAGACGTCATCGCTGCGCCGGACGGACGCGGCGGTCCGGCCGCCGGAGTGCTGGTGCGCGAGCGGGAGTCGTCGCGCGACACCGCGACGCCCGAGCCGCGCGGCATGGATGCGCGCGGCCTGCGCGGGAGCAGCGTGCAGCGGGACGTGGAGTACCAGGCCGGCCGGCGCGTCGAGCAGGTCGTGAGCCAGCCGGGATCGATCCGCCGCTTGCAGGTGGTGGCGGTGCTGCGTGCCGCGCTCGACGCCGCGCAGCAGGAGCAGGTGCGCAAGCTAGTTGCGGCTGCCGTCGGTGCGTCGTTCGAGCGCGGCGACACGGTGGTCGTGCAGTCCTTTGCCGCCATTGCCGCGCCCGGAGCTGCGCCTGCGCCTCCCGTGGAGGTGGTGCCACGCGCCGCGTCTGGTCTGTCCTGGCCGGCCTGGCCGTTCGTCGCGGGCGCGGTGCTGCTTTTGCTCGCGGTTCTGCTGGTGCTGCTGTTGCGCAGGCGCCGGCAAGCCAGCGCTCCCCTCGTGCTGGACGAGCAACAGCGGCGGCTGGCGCTGCAGCGGGTCGAAGCCTGGTTGCAGGAGGCTGCGCCGGTCGAAGCGGTATCCATAGCCGCGGGGAGACGGACACCATGA
- a CDS encoding FliH/SctL family protein: MEANPMIHSPPEIVLRQVRLDGTAALLARSRPAAGNAPPADPVASAARSGYEEGLRSGREEGLRLGYEDGRKQGLQAAQAAAQEAEQMRESEVAQAEEQRAQELRSLSSALQQALQAIAAKAEDDMVLLCFETITRVIGEAAQHRESVPTQVRALLSQWLGAPPIAVHLHPGDLALLREGDVEPGLPCVADPQVEAGGCIVRGTQGALDARLDRVLDAVRQTLLAARGVRQSAR; the protein is encoded by the coding sequence ATGGAGGCAAACCCCATGATCCATTCCCCTCCCGAGATCGTCTTGCGCCAGGTTCGGCTGGATGGCACGGCTGCATTGCTGGCGCGCAGCCGGCCGGCCGCAGGCAACGCGCCGCCTGCAGATCCGGTCGCGAGCGCCGCCCGCAGCGGCTACGAAGAGGGCTTGCGCTCCGGTCGGGAGGAAGGGCTGCGACTGGGCTATGAAGATGGGCGGAAGCAAGGCCTGCAAGCTGCCCAAGCGGCGGCGCAGGAGGCCGAACAGATGCGGGAGTCCGAAGTGGCGCAGGCTGAGGAACAGCGTGCGCAGGAACTCCGCAGCCTCTCTTCGGCCTTGCAGCAGGCGCTGCAGGCAATCGCCGCGAAGGCGGAGGACGACATGGTCCTGCTCTGTTTCGAGACCATCACGCGTGTGATCGGCGAGGCTGCGCAGCACCGCGAGAGCGTGCCCACGCAGGTGCGGGCGTTGCTGTCGCAGTGGCTCGGTGCGCCGCCCATCGCCGTGCACCTGCATCCAGGCGACCTCGCCTTGCTGCGCGAGGGGGACGTCGAACCCGGCCTGCCCTGTGTCGCCGATCCGCAAGTGGAGGCCGGAGGGTGCATCGTGCGCGGCACGCAAGGGGCGCTCGATGCCCGGCTCGATCGGGTGCTCGACGCCGTGCGGCAGACCTTGCTGGCGGCGCGCGGCGTGCGCCAGTCCGCGCGATGA